In the genome of Altererythrobacter sp. TH136, one region contains:
- a CDS encoding PH domain-containing protein, with translation MTGTAAASAAPRRTAPIGIVLSAISGLRNSLAGLAALLFVTRDETTILWIGIAAILALLALTIGTAALKWRRLTFTVGDDDLRVDSGLLSRASRAVPYARIHDINLEQGPLARVLGLVKVTFDTGTGGHEDVSLAYLKASDGEALRKVVRARKDPRMPPGPVGGTAPAAPAEQSTVLFTMGPRRILIFGLFEFSLAAIAVLFGVTQQFDFLLPFDMWDWRGWQERVAEEGAWLSGLGRTLQVVAAMLALLSLIIVGFMTGLTRTSLREWGFLLEHTERGLRRRRGLLTRTDVVMPTHRVQAMRLSTGVLRRRFGWHALTFLSLAQDAGSESHVVAPFGRLEELWRIARIAGFNEPDEATRWERQSPLYRRDGMVLAAALAPAGMAWALAVGIPLLSVAAVALSTALLGERWLSWRHSGYAMDRSQIMARRGWLAPRLTIAPRAKLQSFEFRQGPLGRLHGYGTVHLGVAGGTMSIAGVSRDRVDTLRRAVLESAGESDFSQLNQA, from the coding sequence GTGACCGGCACAGCCGCCGCATCCGCGGCGCCCCGAAGAACCGCTCCGATCGGGATCGTACTGTCGGCGATTTCCGGATTGCGGAATTCGCTCGCCGGCCTCGCGGCGCTCCTGTTCGTCACGCGGGACGAGACGACGATCCTGTGGATCGGCATCGCCGCCATTCTCGCGTTGCTGGCTCTGACCATCGGGACAGCCGCTCTCAAATGGCGGCGCCTGACCTTCACGGTCGGGGACGATGACCTGCGGGTGGATAGCGGGCTGCTGTCACGCGCATCCCGGGCAGTTCCTTACGCCCGCATTCACGACATCAATCTCGAACAAGGACCACTGGCGCGGGTGTTGGGCCTGGTGAAGGTCACGTTCGACACAGGCACCGGCGGCCATGAGGATGTGTCGCTTGCCTACCTCAAGGCCAGTGACGGAGAGGCTCTTCGCAAGGTTGTCCGTGCGCGCAAGGATCCGCGCATGCCGCCTGGTCCCGTTGGCGGGACGGCACCCGCAGCGCCGGCCGAGCAATCCACGGTCCTTTTCACGATGGGCCCGCGCCGGATACTGATCTTCGGCCTGTTTGAATTCTCGCTGGCGGCCATCGCGGTGCTCTTCGGCGTCACGCAACAGTTCGATTTCCTGCTGCCGTTCGACATGTGGGACTGGCGCGGTTGGCAAGAGCGGGTGGCCGAGGAAGGCGCTTGGTTATCGGGATTGGGCCGAACGCTTCAGGTGGTCGCCGCGATGCTCGCCCTCCTGTCGCTCATCATCGTCGGTTTCATGACTGGCCTCACGCGCACGTCGCTGCGGGAGTGGGGTTTTCTACTCGAACACACCGAGCGCGGCCTCCGGCGGCGGCGCGGGCTGCTGACGCGGACCGATGTGGTCATGCCAACACACCGGGTGCAGGCCATGCGGCTCAGCACCGGCGTCCTGCGCCGCCGGTTCGGGTGGCATGCGCTGACATTCCTCAGCTTGGCGCAAGATGCTGGCTCCGAGAGCCACGTCGTGGCCCCATTCGGACGGCTTGAGGAGCTTTGGCGCATCGCCCGGATTGCCGGCTTTAATGAACCTGATGAAGCGACGCGCTGGGAGCGTCAGTCGCCGCTCTATCGGCGCGACGGCATGGTGCTGGCAGCGGCGCTAGCCCCCGCCGGCATGGCGTGGGCGCTCGCGGTGGGCATCCCGCTTCTGAGTGTGGCAGCGGTCGCCCTTAGCACAGCTCTCTTAGGAGAACGCTGGTTAAGCTGGCGGCACAGCGGTTATGCCATGGACCGGAGCCAGATCATGGCGCGACGAGGCTGGCTCGCGCCCCGACTAACGATCGCACCACGTGCAAAGCTGCAATCGTTTGAATTTCGCCAGGGACCGCTGGGGCGCCTGCACGGGTATGGCACCGTTCACCTGGGTGTAGCCGGGGGGACCATGTCTATCGCGGGCGTCTCCAGGGATCGCGTCGACACTCTGCGACGCGCGGTTCTGGAAAGCGCCGGCGAGAGCGATTTCTCTCAGCTCAATCAGGCATAG
- a CDS encoding PH domain-containing protein, whose protein sequence is MEQVLPDVRDENDQDVEVDSSLTALHAHHLKVLRLQTALAVAPAIVGAIVLETTGLLPRGVGLIGVLVVAAVLIARVPLRRFRATGYSVEGNRLRIVRGLWVRSDTTVPFGRVQHIDVRQGPLERLFGLATLTVHTAGTHNASVHLPGLGYHDATAMRQAIRSHIERETR, encoded by the coding sequence ATGGAGCAGGTTCTTCCCGACGTTCGCGACGAAAACGATCAAGACGTCGAAGTCGATAGCTCGCTTACCGCGCTGCACGCCCATCACCTGAAGGTCCTGCGTCTCCAGACTGCGCTTGCGGTTGCGCCGGCCATCGTCGGAGCAATCGTGCTGGAGACAACGGGTTTATTGCCGCGCGGGGTAGGTCTGATTGGAGTGCTCGTGGTGGCGGCGGTGCTGATTGCGCGGGTGCCACTCCGACGGTTCCGTGCGACCGGCTACTCGGTCGAGGGCAATCGCCTGCGGATCGTGCGCGGGCTCTGGGTGCGGAGCGACACCACCGTCCCGTTCGGCCGGGTGCAGCACATCGATGTCAGGCAAGGCCCGCTGGAGCGCCTCTTTGGTCTTGCCACGCTGACGGTCCACACCGCGGGGACCCACAACGCATCGGTCCACCTGCCGGGCCTTGGTTACCACGACGCGACTGCCATGCGCCAGGCGATCCGCTCGCATATCGAGCGCGAGACGCGGTGA
- a CDS encoding GreA/GreB family elongation factor, with the protein MSVAFRRDSDEERLEPKFELPVPAGPNWVTARGLELIGETVRRLQQELALATEDAKIAAIKRDLRYWQARQITAEVQPPASGDKVEFGVTAHLLIHGRSKHFGIVGDDEADPASGTISFKAPLAQAILGAEVGDLLPLGDTDDAIEIIAIEVAPITSG; encoded by the coding sequence ATGAGCGTCGCATTCCGCCGGGATAGCGACGAAGAGCGCCTGGAGCCCAAGTTTGAGCTGCCCGTCCCGGCCGGTCCAAACTGGGTTACGGCGCGCGGCCTTGAGCTGATCGGGGAGACCGTCAGGCGTCTTCAGCAAGAGCTCGCGCTCGCCACCGAGGACGCAAAGATTGCCGCGATCAAGCGCGACCTGCGCTATTGGCAGGCGCGGCAAATCACCGCTGAAGTGCAGCCTCCAGCCAGCGGTGATAAAGTCGAATTCGGCGTCACCGCGCACCTGCTGATCCACGGAAGGTCAAAACACTTCGGGATCGTGGGCGACGATGAAGCCGACCCGGCGTCGGGGACGATTTCGTTCAAGGCACCGTTGGCGCAAGCGATCCTGGGGGCCGAGGTGGGGGACCTTCTGCCACTCGGGGACACCGATGACGCGATCGAGATCATCGCGATCGAAGTTGCACCAATAACGAGCGGCTAG
- a CDS encoding rhodanese-related sulfurtransferase, translated as MHTKQPFPTIRVAALYCFARLDASSALRNELETLCRAKGVKGTLLLASEGINGTIAGPVEGIDRVLDRIRSWPGFAEMEVKFSAAAIMPFHRLKVRLKAEIVTMGQPGIDPVRGAGTYVAPGDWNALIDDPDTIVIDTRNAYEVAVGSFAGAVDPGTSSFREFPEWFRNERDRLLGSGKQPRVAMFCTGGIRCEKASAFLKREGVDEVFHLKGGVLAYLEHVPATESRWHGECFVFDQRVAVGHGLAPGTHSLCFACRRPVAPEDLASPLYEAGASCPACHEERDEQQRASYRERHRQEQQAARQGRAHVGAVLRKPEEGRDG; from the coding sequence GTGCATACGAAACAGCCCTTCCCCACGATCCGCGTTGCCGCCCTCTACTGCTTTGCCCGGCTCGACGCGTCCAGCGCGCTGCGGAATGAGCTGGAAACGCTGTGCCGCGCGAAAGGGGTCAAGGGTACGCTGCTCCTGGCTTCCGAGGGAATCAACGGCACGATCGCCGGACCCGTGGAAGGCATCGACCGCGTGCTGGACCGCATCCGCAGCTGGCCCGGCTTCGCGGAAATGGAGGTCAAATTTTCCGCCGCCGCGATCATGCCGTTCCACCGCCTGAAGGTCCGCCTAAAGGCAGAAATCGTCACGATGGGACAGCCCGGAATCGATCCGGTGCGGGGCGCCGGAACCTATGTGGCGCCTGGCGACTGGAACGCCCTGATTGACGATCCCGATACGATCGTCATCGATACGCGCAATGCTTACGAAGTTGCGGTTGGCTCCTTTGCCGGCGCTGTCGATCCTGGCACTTCTTCCTTCCGCGAATTCCCCGAGTGGTTCCGCAATGAACGGGATCGCCTGCTCGGTTCCGGGAAGCAGCCCCGGGTGGCCATGTTCTGCACCGGGGGAATCCGCTGCGAAAAGGCGTCAGCATTCCTCAAGCGAGAGGGGGTCGACGAGGTCTTCCATCTCAAGGGCGGCGTCCTCGCCTACCTGGAGCATGTCCCGGCAACGGAAAGTCGCTGGCACGGCGAATGTTTCGTGTTCGATCAGCGGGTGGCGGTGGGACACGGACTTGCGCCGGGCACGCACAGCTTGTGCTTCGCCTGTCGCCGGCCGGTCGCTCCTGAAGACCTGGCTTCCCCCTTGTACGAGGCGGGGGCGAGTTGCCCGGCGTGCCATGAGGAACGGGACGAGCAGCAGAGGGCGTCCTATCGGGAGCGGCATCGGCAGGAACAGCAGGCGGCCCGTCAGGGTCGGGCTCACGTCGGCGCTGTCTTGCGGAAACCGGAAGAAGGCCGCGATGGCTGA
- a CDS encoding MFS transporter gives MAETTMNAPANAVPASEGFGSASYRAYVLSALLIVYIFNFIDRTIVNILTEPIKLTFGLEDWQMGLLGGPAFAVLYTFIGIPIARGAERYNRVIIIALATAVWSLFTALCGFAISFMMLFLFRVGVSIGEAGCTPPAQSLIADYFKPSSRATAVSVYALGVPLGGMLASIFGGQLAGLEGAQFGAWINSVGLGFLFGDLDWSQVEGWRIAFVVVGLPGLLISLIVWRTIKEPPRGYTDPAALQGLEKSSFKDALAVLSKKPAYRHVVFGATLASFVGYGVGQFTTSFLLRTHGLSIQEASLLYGIVLGIMAAIGVFASGWLADKMAKRHPNSLSWLPAVGMAASVPLYAFGFLMENLWLAVPALMIAAMIHYFYLGPMYAVSGGVVDSRMRATSVAITLFVVNLLGYGLGPPLIGVLSTFLKTVFLDGAGLGLTLEACKPLLSMSADAKALLGGAELQAANACASAEARGLQWSIVIFCAGYGWAALHYLLAGRTLQRDMVAYSAS, from the coding sequence ATGGCCGAAACGACCATGAACGCGCCGGCGAATGCGGTTCCCGCGTCTGAGGGCTTCGGCTCGGCAAGCTATCGCGCGTACGTGCTCAGTGCATTGCTGATCGTCTATATCTTCAACTTCATCGATCGCACGATCGTCAACATCCTGACTGAACCGATCAAGCTCACCTTCGGTCTGGAAGACTGGCAGATGGGGTTGCTCGGCGGTCCGGCTTTCGCGGTGTTATACACCTTCATCGGTATTCCGATCGCGCGCGGCGCGGAGCGGTATAACCGCGTGATCATCATCGCGCTCGCGACCGCCGTCTGGAGCCTGTTCACCGCGCTGTGCGGCTTTGCCATTTCGTTCATGATGCTGTTCCTCTTCAGGGTCGGGGTCAGCATCGGCGAAGCAGGATGCACGCCGCCCGCTCAATCGCTGATCGCGGATTACTTCAAGCCGTCCAGCCGCGCGACCGCCGTGTCGGTCTATGCCCTGGGTGTGCCGCTGGGGGGCATGTTGGCATCCATCTTCGGCGGTCAGTTGGCAGGCCTGGAAGGCGCGCAGTTTGGCGCCTGGATCAATTCGGTTGGCCTGGGATTTCTGTTCGGCGACCTCGACTGGTCGCAGGTGGAAGGCTGGCGCATCGCATTCGTGGTGGTCGGCCTGCCGGGGCTGCTGATATCGCTGATCGTGTGGCGCACCATCAAGGAGCCGCCCCGCGGCTATACTGATCCGGCCGCGCTGCAGGGGCTGGAAAAAAGCAGCTTCAAGGACGCCCTGGCCGTTCTCAGCAAGAAGCCGGCTTACCGACATGTGGTGTTCGGCGCGACGCTCGCATCGTTCGTGGGGTATGGCGTCGGGCAGTTCACCACGTCGTTCCTGCTCCGCACGCACGGCTTGTCGATCCAGGAAGCATCTCTGCTCTACGGCATCGTTCTGGGCATCATGGCTGCGATTGGCGTGTTCGCGTCAGGCTGGCTGGCTGACAAAATGGCCAAACGGCATCCCAATTCGCTGTCGTGGCTACCGGCAGTCGGCATGGCTGCCTCGGTCCCGCTCTATGCTTTCGGCTTCCTGATGGAGAACCTGTGGCTGGCGGTCCCGGCGTTGATGATCGCCGCCATGATTCACTATTTCTACCTCGGGCCGATGTATGCGGTATCGGGCGGGGTGGTTGACAGCCGAATGCGCGCTACCTCGGTCGCGATCACGTTGTTCGTGGTGAATTTGCTCGGCTATGGTCTGGGACCACCGTTGATCGGCGTGTTGTCCACTTTCCTGAAGACGGTGTTTCTCGATGGCGCGGGCCTTGGCCTGACCCTGGAGGCGTGCAAGCCGCTACTTTCGATGTCGGCTGACGCCAAGGCACTGCTCGGCGGGGCGGAGTTGCAAGCGGCCAATGCCTGCGCGAGCGCCGAGGCGCGCGGTTTGCAGTGGTCGATCGTCATCTTCTGTGCCGGTTATGGCTGGGCTGCGCTGCATTATCTCCTCGCGGGTCGCACATTGCAGCGCGACATGGTTGCCTATTCCGCGAGCTGA
- a CDS encoding DUF5996 family protein, translating into MTDSAEWPSIPFEPWKDTCAALHLYAQIVGKYRLAHTPWVNHSWHATLYVNADGLTTGLIPDGPGVTVQFDLQRQRLIASCATGKSSAFALEPMTVAEFDARFKTAISTVGGSPSYHGCPNELPEVIPFADDTAARLWDAEAVSRFHRALVRIDAVFNEFRTGFLGKVSPVHLFWGSFDLAVTRFSGRAAPLHPGGIPNLPDTVTQEAYSHEVSSAGFWPGGGGIDEPCFYSYAYPSPADFSGQPVRPGGARFDNDLGEFILPYEAVRSAPDPRAALLEFLHATYDAAAMLAGWDKNLTCALGQKGVPRIVR; encoded by the coding sequence TTGACCGACTCCGCTGAGTGGCCTTCCATTCCCTTCGAACCCTGGAAGGACACCTGTGCAGCTTTGCACCTTTATGCGCAGATCGTTGGCAAGTATCGGCTCGCTCACACGCCGTGGGTCAATCATTCCTGGCACGCGACCCTCTACGTCAATGCTGACGGACTGACGACCGGACTGATCCCCGATGGTCCGGGCGTTACCGTCCAGTTCGATCTTCAGCGCCAGCGGCTCATCGCCTCCTGTGCAACCGGAAAAAGCAGCGCATTTGCGTTGGAGCCGATGACGGTCGCCGAGTTCGATGCAAGGTTCAAGACGGCCATCAGCACGGTTGGCGGCTCGCCCAGCTATCACGGCTGCCCGAATGAACTGCCGGAGGTCATTCCGTTCGCCGATGACACCGCCGCGAGGCTGTGGGATGCCGAAGCGGTCTCCAGGTTCCACCGTGCGCTGGTGCGGATAGATGCGGTCTTCAACGAATTCCGCACCGGTTTCCTCGGCAAAGTCAGCCCGGTCCACTTGTTCTGGGGAAGCTTTGATCTGGCCGTGACACGCTTTTCCGGCCGGGCCGCGCCGTTGCACCCGGGCGGCATCCCCAACCTGCCCGATACGGTGACGCAGGAAGCCTACAGCCACGAGGTCAGTTCCGCCGGCTTCTGGCCCGGCGGGGGCGGTATCGACGAACCATGCTTCTATTCCTACGCCTATCCCTCGCCCGCCGACTTTTCGGGCCAGCCGGTGAGACCTGGAGGCGCACGGTTCGACAACGATCTGGGCGAGTTCATTCTGCCGTACGAAGCAGTCCGCTCCGCGCCGGACCCCCGAGCCGCATTGCTGGAGTTCCTGCACGCGACGTATGATGCGGCGGCGATGCTGGCCGGGTGGGACAAGAACCTGACCTGCGCACTTGGCCAGAAAGGCGTCCCTCGTATTGTCAGATGA
- a CDS encoding TonB-dependent receptor, whose translation MTKWTLRHSCACAGLCIATLAQPVLAQVGTQDSGETRPAATPEISQSTPANDPITEEQTGREIVVTGTLIRGSSEQAPVPIDVISSEELAKQGSPSVIDLLKNLPTSNGIIGDANQFDARAQGNEGVASVNLRGLGPQRTLVLLNGKRIVQSGGSGIPIVDVNLIPAAAIGRIEVLKDGAAATYGSDAIGGVVNFITKTNQDGFLVSGDYRYIKGSKGDYGGAISYGTEVDGLRLFLSAGYQRRSELETNDRDFVIQPYPVNPQGGYTGGGNPGNFDFNSTGVPFIDPVSGRNFGNANFIRDLGCEDLGGFRSLPGSFTPSATGNVPTDRCFNQYGLFGNLVEPEERFQIFADLEFDVGESSTLRFNALWGHSETQITTSPTYLPTLPPSAYAANGLTAVPAGTLTPAQAAGLGVFVIPTYAPALRDYCATYGAAAGCLTSATGAPLAPAIAFPVLFRPALLGGNPLGQNDRGSAISPRRSDQVMVSAEFRTRLSDRFDLTTTATYSEYDRFFGGTDTFGDLLQNALAGFGGPNCAYASAQSRVGLTAAQQAALAGTNGCTFFNPFSTAVQGNPVTGDVNPNYAGARPTNGLSTTPGAGLINDVATFDNFFQSTGTRAVTRLFVADAVLSGQSGISLPGGEIGFAIGAQYRKNWYSSDYNAVSNLDFFPCPGSPLDPNAVCAQQTGALGFLGTNRPGRSTGDVKAAFAELQLPIFDRLQVQLAARFEDYGGNVGSTFDPQARAKFELTDWLAIRGGIGTTFRGPPAQQLGGNLTSLQIIGSSFRAVDVGGNPNLTPESATTYNAGVLIDTDRFNASVDYFRYDVNDQIEGEPVQGILNALFGTTGADNCNNAAYAALRDRFTFTGQGCAIANVQRLRTQIVNSAGLRTSGIDFQASYNLPFGGDGAISAGVAGTYVIEYKTNDVFVEGILVQPAFDAVGLLNYQTTAYPLPEWKGNAYLQGDFGDHSLRLQVNYIDGYTDQRGASIFGPNTGALAGASVTTGKEIGAFTTVDATYRVVLPTRTTIAVALQNILDEEPPFARLDQNYDPFTASPLGFTAKISVSQGF comes from the coding sequence ATGACCAAATGGACTCTACGTCACTCGTGCGCCTGTGCGGGGCTTTGCATCGCTACATTGGCGCAGCCGGTACTGGCCCAGGTCGGCACTCAGGACAGCGGTGAAACCCGCCCGGCTGCCACTCCCGAGATTTCGCAGTCCACTCCGGCGAACGATCCGATCACCGAAGAGCAGACGGGTCGCGAGATCGTTGTCACCGGCACGCTGATCCGTGGGTCCAGTGAACAGGCGCCGGTGCCGATCGATGTCATCAGCAGCGAAGAGCTTGCCAAGCAAGGTTCGCCGAGCGTGATCGATCTGCTCAAGAACCTGCCCACATCAAACGGCATCATCGGCGACGCCAATCAGTTCGACGCGCGCGCGCAGGGCAACGAGGGCGTGGCTTCGGTCAACCTGCGCGGCCTCGGTCCGCAGCGCACCCTGGTCCTGTTGAACGGCAAGCGCATCGTCCAGTCGGGCGGCAGCGGTATCCCCATCGTCGACGTCAACCTGATCCCGGCCGCGGCGATTGGCCGGATCGAGGTGCTGAAGGACGGCGCTGCCGCTACCTACGGATCCGATGCGATCGGCGGCGTGGTCAACTTCATCACCAAGACCAATCAGGACGGGTTCCTGGTGTCGGGCGATTATCGATATATCAAGGGGTCGAAGGGCGACTATGGCGGCGCCATCAGCTACGGCACGGAAGTCGATGGCCTGCGCCTGTTCCTGTCGGCCGGCTACCAGCGCCGTTCGGAGCTGGAGACCAACGACCGCGATTTCGTGATCCAGCCGTACCCGGTGAATCCGCAAGGCGGTTACACTGGCGGTGGCAATCCCGGCAACTTTGACTTCAATAGCACCGGGGTGCCGTTCATCGATCCGGTCAGCGGTCGAAACTTCGGCAATGCCAACTTCATCCGCGACCTGGGTTGCGAGGATCTGGGCGGCTTCCGCAGCCTGCCCGGCTCATTCACGCCCTCGGCCACTGGCAACGTGCCGACAGACCGCTGCTTTAACCAGTACGGACTGTTCGGCAATCTGGTCGAGCCGGAGGAGCGTTTCCAGATCTTCGCCGATCTGGAATTCGATGTCGGCGAAAGCAGCACGCTGCGCTTCAACGCGCTGTGGGGTCACTCCGAAACCCAGATCACCACTTCGCCGACGTATCTCCCCACGCTGCCGCCATCGGCTTACGCAGCCAACGGCCTGACTGCCGTGCCGGCTGGCACCCTGACGCCTGCCCAGGCCGCTGGTCTCGGCGTGTTCGTGATTCCGACCTATGCCCCCGCCTTGCGCGATTACTGCGCCACTTACGGAGCGGCGGCCGGCTGCTTGACCAGTGCCACGGGCGCGCCGCTCGCACCGGCGATCGCGTTTCCGGTGCTGTTCCGCCCTGCGCTGCTCGGCGGAAATCCTCTGGGCCAGAATGATCGCGGCTCCGCGATCTCGCCCCGCAGGTCGGATCAGGTGATGGTCAGCGCGGAATTCCGCACCCGGCTGAGCGATCGCTTCGACCTGACCACCACTGCCACCTACAGTGAATATGACCGCTTCTTCGGCGGTACCGACACCTTCGGCGACCTCTTGCAGAACGCGCTGGCAGGCTTCGGCGGGCCCAATTGCGCCTATGCGTCCGCTCAGTCGCGGGTCGGTCTGACCGCGGCGCAGCAGGCGGCGCTCGCCGGCACAAACGGGTGTACGTTCTTCAATCCGTTTTCGACCGCGGTGCAGGGGAACCCGGTCACCGGGGACGTCAATCCCAACTACGCCGGCGCTCGCCCGACCAACGGGCTGTCTACGACCCCGGGCGCGGGCCTGATCAATGACGTCGCCACGTTCGACAACTTCTTCCAGAGCACCGGCACGCGCGCGGTGACTCGTCTATTCGTGGCCGATGCGGTTCTGTCGGGGCAGAGCGGCATCTCCCTGCCGGGCGGAGAGATCGGGTTCGCTATCGGCGCGCAGTACCGGAAAAACTGGTACAGCAGCGACTACAACGCGGTCAGCAATCTCGACTTCTTCCCTTGCCCGGGCTCGCCGCTCGATCCTAACGCGGTGTGCGCGCAGCAGACCGGTGCCTTGGGCTTCCTTGGCACCAACCGGCCCGGCCGTTCGACCGGCGACGTAAAGGCGGCTTTTGCCGAACTTCAGTTGCCGATCTTCGACCGGCTGCAGGTGCAGTTGGCCGCCCGGTTTGAGGATTACGGCGGCAATGTTGGATCGACCTTCGATCCGCAGGCGCGCGCCAAGTTCGAGCTGACCGATTGGCTGGCCATTCGCGGCGGCATTGGTACCACGTTTCGTGGACCGCCGGCGCAGCAGCTGGGCGGCAACCTAACCTCGCTGCAGATCATCGGTTCTTCCTTCCGTGCGGTCGACGTGGGCGGCAATCCCAACCTGACTCCGGAATCGGCGACGACCTACAACGCGGGCGTGCTGATCGACACTGATCGGTTCAACGCCAGCGTCGATTACTTCCGTTACGACGTGAATGACCAGATCGAAGGCGAACCGGTGCAGGGTATCCTCAACGCCCTGTTCGGAACGACGGGAGCGGACAACTGCAACAACGCGGCCTACGCCGCGTTGCGCGATCGCTTCACCTTCACCGGACAGGGTTGCGCCATTGCCAACGTGCAGCGGTTGCGGACGCAGATCGTCAACAGTGCCGGCCTGCGGACTTCGGGAATTGATTTCCAGGCGTCCTACAATCTTCCGTTCGGCGGTGACGGGGCCATCAGCGCTGGCGTCGCGGGTACCTACGTCATCGAGTACAAGACCAACGACGTGTTTGTGGAGGGCATCCTGGTGCAGCCCGCCTTCGATGCGGTGGGCCTGCTGAATTACCAGACGACCGCCTATCCCCTGCCGGAGTGGAAGGGCAATGCGTACCTCCAGGGCGACTTCGGCGATCATTCGCTGCGGCTGCAGGTGAACTACATCGACGGTTATACCGACCAGCGCGGCGCTTCGATTTTCGGACCGAACACCGGCGCACTGGCAGGAGCTTCGGTGACCACCGGCAAGGAGATCGGGGCGTTCACGACGGTCGATGCCACTTACAGGGTCGTCCTGCCCACGCGCACGACCATTGCCGTGGCCCTGCAGAACATCCTGGACGAGGAACCGCCGTTCGCTCGCCTCGACCAGAACTACGATCCGTTCACCGCGAGCCCGCTCGGCTTCACTGCCAAGATCTCGGTGTCTCAAGGGTTCTAG
- a CDS encoding glutathione S-transferase: MAEPILYSFRRCPYAIRARLALAISEMPYTLREVKLAHKPDAMLAASPKGTVPVLVLEDGTVIDESLSIMHWALARHDPAGWLARDDAALIARIDGPFKHALDRYKYPDRYDSDPLPHRDCAMDILFELDARLAPAGQLCGPEPGLADAAIMPFVRQFAAVDREWFLGQPLHHLHAWLEEHIASPLFQTVMVRSAPWIPEESGVP; encoded by the coding sequence ATGGCTGAGCCGATCCTCTACAGCTTTCGCCGGTGTCCCTACGCCATCCGGGCACGGCTCGCTCTCGCTATCAGCGAGATGCCCTACACACTGCGCGAAGTGAAGCTTGCTCACAAGCCGGACGCCATGTTGGCTGCATCACCCAAGGGGACAGTTCCGGTGCTCGTGCTCGAAGACGGCACCGTCATCGACGAGAGCCTGTCGATCATGCACTGGGCGCTGGCGCGACATGATCCCGCCGGTTGGCTTGCACGCGACGATGCCGCGCTGATTGCGCGCATCGACGGCCCATTCAAGCATGCGCTGGATCGCTACAAATATCCCGACCGCTACGATTCCGATCCGCTCCCCCATCGTGATTGCGCGATGGATATTCTGTTTGAACTGGACGCTCGGCTCGCCCCCGCAGGGCAGCTGTGCGGACCGGAGCCCGGCCTTGCGGATGCAGCCATCATGCCCTTCGTCCGGCAGTTCGCGGCGGTCGACCGCGAGTGGTTCTTGGGCCAGCCGCTTCACCATCTGCACGCTTGGTTGGAGGAGCACATCGCCTCGCCCCTCTTTCAGACGGTCATGGTCCGCTCAGCGCCCTGGATACCCGAGGAAAGCGGTGTCCCATGA